The window GGGCACGTTCCTCGGGCAGCAGTGGGGCTGGCGTGCCGCGTTCGCCGTCGTCGCGCTGGTGTTCGCCCTCGCCACGCTCTGCATCGCCCTGTTCGTGCCGGCGCACCCGGGCGACCCCGGTCGCACGATGCGCGCGGAGCTCGGGGTGTTCCGCATCGGACAGGTGTGGTTCACGCTCGGCGTCGGCGCGATCGGCTTCGGCGGCTTCTTCGCCGTCTACAGCTACATCGCGCCGCTGGTCACCGAGGTCGCGGGGTCACCCGAGTGGGCGGTGCCGATCGTGCTGGTGCTGATGGGGCTGGGTATGACCGCGGGCAACCTGGTCGGCGGGCACCTCGCCGACATCGACCTCCGGCGCACGCTGCTGGGTGGCCTGGCCGCGATGGGCGTCGTGTTCGCGCTGCTGGCGGTGCTGTCGTTCTGGATCGTGAGCCTCGGCCTGCTGGTGGTGCTGGTCGGCTTTGTCTCGTCCGTGCTCAGCCCCACCATCCAGACGCGGCTCATGGACGTCGCGGGCGACAACCAGTCGATCGCCGCGGCCATGAACCACTCCGCGCTGAACGTCGGCAACAGCCTCGGCGCGTTCCTGGGCGGCGTCGTGATCGCACTCGGCTGGGGCTTCACCGCTCCCGCGTGGACCGGCGCCGCGCTCGCGGTCGCCGGACTGCTCATCGCGCTGCTGTCGTACGGGGTGGAGGCGCGTCGCGCCCCAGCGGTCGTCGTACTCGCGTCGTAGAGTGACGGGGTGACGATCCCCGACGACGAGCTGCCGCTGGCGGGGACGGCCGTGCTGCTGCGACCCGCCGACGAGGGCTTCCGCGTGCTGCTGCTGCGGCGACCGGAGCGCGGCTCGTTCGCCGGAGCCTGGGTGTTCCCCGGCGGCAAGGTCGAGCAGGGCGACCGCCGCGACGGCGCCGAGCGCGTGGACGATGCGCGGCGGGCGGCGGTGCGCGAGACCGCGGAGGAGGTGGGCCTCGCGATCGACGGGCTCGTGCCCCTGTCGGAGTGGCGGCCGCCCGCGGAGGCTCCCGTCCGCATCCGCACCTGGTTCTTCCTCGCCGAGGCCCCGCGGGCCGAGGCCGTGCCGTCCGAGGCGGAGGTCGCGGAGCTCGCCTGGGTCACCCCGGCGGAGGCCCTCGGCCGACACGCGTCGGGGGAGTGGACGCTGTTCCCGCCCACCTGGGTCACGCTGCACCGGCTGTCGATGCACGACCGGGCCTCCGCGGCGCTCGCGTCGGCCGGGGCGGCGGAGCTGTTCCAGACGCGTGTGCTCGACGGCGGGCGGGCCTTCGCGTGGGAGCAGGGCACGCTGCACGCCGCGGCACGTCCGTGGAGCTTCGCCCCGGCGTGAGCTCAGGCGTCGAGGAGGCGTCGCAGCTGCGTGCCGACCGCGTCGGTCTCGATCAGGAAGCCGTCGTGGCCGAAGTCGCTCGCCAGCACCACCGCGTCGTCGTCGAGCACGGTGGGGATGCTGCGGGCGATACGCTGCTGGCCGTCGACGGGGAACAGCCGGTCGCTGTCGATGCCGAGCACGAGGGTCGTGGCCGTCACCGCGCGCAGCGCCTCCTCCACACCACCGCGACCGCGCCCCACGTCGTGAGAGTTCATGGCCTCGACCAGGGTGATGTAGCTGTTGGCGTCGAACCGGCGCGTGAACTTGTTGCCGTGGAAGTCGAGGTACGACTCCACCGCGAAGCGTCCGCCGTGCCCGAGCGGTGACACGTCGGACTGCCACGACCGCTGGAACCGCTGGTTGAGCTCGATCGGGCTGCGGTAGTTCAGCAGGGCCATGCGCCGGGCGAGGGCGAGGCCGCGGTGGGGGCCGTCGCCGTCGGAGAGGTCGTAGTACTCGCCGCCCTGGAAGCGCGGATCCATGCGGATGGTCTCGAGCTGCACCGTGTTCAGGGCGATCTGGTCGGCCGTCGTCACCGGTGGCGAGGACAGCACGGCGAGCCGCTCGACGCGGGCGGGATGGGTGACCGCCCACTCCAGCGCGTGCATGCCGCCCATCGAGCCGCCGATCACCGCCGCCCAGGTGTCGATGCCGAGCGCGTCGGCCAGGCGCACCTGCGCGGCCACCTGATCGCGGATCGTGAGGTAGGGGAAGCGCGACGCCCACTCGTAGCCGTCGGGGGCGATGCTTGCCGGTCCGGTCGAGCCCTGGCAGCCGCCGAGCATGTTCGGCGCGATCACGAACCACCGGTCGGTGTCGAGCGCCGCGCCCGGCCCGACGATGTCCTCCCACCAGCCGGCCGTGGGGTGTCCGGCCCCTGCCTCGCCGCGCACGTGGCTGTCGCCGGTGAGCGCGTGGAGCACGAGCACGGCGTTGTCCCGTGCGGCGTTCAGCTCGCCCCAGGTCTCGTACGCCAGCCGGATGCCGGGGAGCTCGGCCCCGCTCTCGGTGCGGAACGACCCGAAGGCGGCGAAGCGGCGCCCGCCCACGGGGTCTCCGTCGCGCCACGCGCCGGTCGCGGGCGGTCGGGCACGGAGCAGACGGACGTCGGCCTCCGTCACGGGTGCCGACGGCACCGTGTCCTCGGAGGTCGTCTGCCAGTCCATCCCCCCATTCTCGCCTGGCGGGCGGCGCTCCGGCGGCAGGTTACGCGGCGGGGACGACGGATGCCCCGGACCGCGTGGTCCGGGGCATCCGTGCGAGACGGTCCGCTCAGGCGCGGGCGGCCTCCGAGACGGCGCGCGCGGCGGCGAGGGCCTGGTCGAGGTCGGCCTTCAGATCGTCGATGTTCTCGAGCCCCACCGACAGACGCACGAGGCCCGGCGTGACACCCGCCGTGAGCTGCTGCTCGGGCGTGAGCTGCGCGTGCGTCGTGGAGGCGGGGTGGATGACGAGCGAGCGCACGTCGCCGATGTTGGCGAGGTGGCTGAACAGCGACAGGCTGTTGACGAACTCGCGACCGGCCTCCACGCCGCCCTTGAGCTCGAACGACAGGACCGCGCCGACGCCCTTCGGCGCGTACTCGTTCGCCTTGGCGTACCACGGCGAGGAGGGCAGACCCGAGTAGTTGACCGACGCGACGTCGTCGCGGCCGTCCAGCCACTCGGCGATCTCCTGGGCGTTCTGCACGTGGCGCTCGATGCGCAGCGACAGGGTCTCCACGCCCTGGATGAGGTTCCACGCGCTCTGCGGCGCGATGGAGGAGCCGAGGTCGCGCAGCAGCTGCACGCGGGCCTTGATGATGTAGGCGAGCGCGTCGCCGACCGCGGCCGTGTAGCTCGCGCCGTGGTACGAGGGGTCGGGCTCGGTGAGGCCGGGGAACTTCTCGACGTTCTCCGACCACGCGAAGCGGCCGCCGTCGATCACGACGCCGCCGATGGTCGTGCCGTGGCCGCCGAGGAACTTGGTGATCGAGTGGACGACGATGTCGGCGCCGTGCTCGAACGGGCGGATGAGGTAGGGCGTCGCGATCGTGTTGTCGACGATCAGGGGGACCCCGTTCTCGTGCGCGATGTCGGCGACCGTGCGGATGTCGAGCACGTTGATCTGCGGGTTGCCGATCGTCTCGGCGAAGAACAGCTTGGTGTTCGGACGGACGGCGCGGCGCCACTCCTCGGGGTCGTCCTGGTTCTCGACGAACGTGACCTCGATGCCGAGCTTGGCGAGCGTGTACTTGAAGAGGTTGTAGGTGCCGCCGTAGATCGAGCTGGAGGCGACGAAGTGGTCGCCGGCCTGGGCGATGTTGAGGATCGCGAAGGTCGAGGCGGCCTGGCCGCTGGACAGGACGAGGGCGCCGGTGCCCCCTTCGAGGGCCGCGAGGCGCTGCTCGAGCACGTCCTGGGTCGGGTTCTGGATGCGGGTGTAGATGTTGCCGAACTCGGCCAGCGCGAACAGGTTCGCGGCGTGGTCGGCGTTGTCGAACACGTACGACGTGGTCTGGTAGATCGGCGTCGCACGCGCCTTCG of the Microbacterium sufflavum genome contains:
- a CDS encoding MFS transporter, coding for MNPSTASRGAAKRALLSLAIGSFGIGMTEFVVMGLLPNIAADLLPSVWATSQEEALSQAGWLISLYALGVVIGAPTIAGFVARFPRHRVMIVLALALAVFNALTVVLPTFELVGASRFLAGLPHGAYFGIGALVAAEVMGPGNRAKGVAFILTGLTVANVVGVPLGTFLGQQWGWRAAFAVVALVFALATLCIALFVPAHPGDPGRTMRAELGVFRIGQVWFTLGVGAIGFGGFFAVYSYIAPLVTEVAGSPEWAVPIVLVLMGLGMTAGNLVGGHLADIDLRRTLLGGLAAMGVVFALLAVLSFWIVSLGLLVVLVGFVSSVLSPTIQTRLMDVAGDNQSIAAAMNHSALNVGNSLGAFLGGVVIALGWGFTAPAWTGAALAVAGLLIALLSYGVEARRAPAVVVLAS
- the metX gene encoding homoserine O-acetyltransferase MetX → MDWQTTSEDTVPSAPVTEADVRLLRARPPATGAWRDGDPVGGRRFAAFGSFRTESGAELPGIRLAYETWGELNAARDNAVLVLHALTGDSHVRGEAGAGHPTAGWWEDIVGPGAALDTDRWFVIAPNMLGGCQGSTGPASIAPDGYEWASRFPYLTIRDQVAAQVRLADALGIDTWAAVIGGSMGGMHALEWAVTHPARVERLAVLSSPPVTTADQIALNTVQLETIRMDPRFQGGEYYDLSDGDGPHRGLALARRMALLNYRSPIELNQRFQRSWQSDVSPLGHGGRFAVESYLDFHGNKFTRRFDANSYITLVEAMNSHDVGRGRGGVEEALRAVTATTLVLGIDSDRLFPVDGQQRIARSIPTVLDDDAVVLASDFGHDGFLIETDAVGTQLRRLLDA
- a CDS encoding NUDIX hydrolase, which codes for MTIPDDELPLAGTAVLLRPADEGFRVLLLRRPERGSFAGAWVFPGGKVEQGDRRDGAERVDDARRAAVRETAEEVGLAIDGLVPLSEWRPPAEAPVRIRTWFFLAEAPRAEAVPSEAEVAELAWVTPAEALGRHASGEWTLFPPTWVTLHRLSMHDRASAALASAGAAELFQTRVLDGGRAFAWEQGTLHAAARPWSFAPA
- a CDS encoding bifunctional o-acetylhomoserine/o-acetylserine sulfhydrylase, producing MSAPETWRFETKQIHSGAAPDPVTKARATPIYQTTSYVFDNADHAANLFALAEFGNIYTRIQNPTQDVLEQRLAALEGGTGALVLSSGQAASTFAILNIAQAGDHFVASSSIYGGTYNLFKYTLAKLGIEVTFVENQDDPEEWRRAVRPNTKLFFAETIGNPQINVLDIRTVADIAHENGVPLIVDNTIATPYLIRPFEHGADIVVHSITKFLGGHGTTIGGVVIDGGRFAWSENVEKFPGLTEPDPSYHGASYTAAVGDALAYIIKARVQLLRDLGSSIAPQSAWNLIQGVETLSLRIERHVQNAQEIAEWLDGRDDVASVNYSGLPSSPWYAKANEYAPKGVGAVLSFELKGGVEAGREFVNSLSLFSHLANIGDVRSLVIHPASTTHAQLTPEQQLTAGVTPGLVRLSVGLENIDDLKADLDQALAAARAVSEAARA